The region CAAGACCGCCCTCTACTACTGTATCGAGGACTGAGCCGAGCCGACAGCTCGGTTGGCGTTACATAGGCACGGCGCCGACGGCTGGTCACGTGCCGTGCTCGGTTTTACCAGAATTGAGGCGAGAATGCCCCATCCTCAAGGAGCGAGAGAAACGAGCGAGTAGGGTGGGGATGAATCGCCGCGCGCCAGTACAAACCATTAACTGAACACATTTCTAATCGATAGACAGCGATGGAGTACAGTCACCGCTACCCTGCATACCCGACACGACAGGTAGCGGCTGAGCTGGAAACTCATATTGACGTTCATCGCCAAGCGTATAACTACACTTTGTACGAGTACGAACACGTGGACGCCGACGACATTGGCTCTGCGTACAAACACCACTACCGACTACCCGACTGGAAAAACGAGTTCCCCGTCTTTTCGGAAGTCAATTCGAAGGCTCTGCAACGAACCGTCGCACGGTTCTACCAGAACCTCGACGGGCTCTCCGAGCAAAAATCGAACGGTCGCAAAGTCGGGAAGCTCAACTGGAAGTCGCCGCGAGAGTTCCAGAGTATGACGTATTCGCAGTCTGGCTTCGAACTCAAAAACACGAGTGGCCGACGTGCGACACTCTGGCTCTCTAAAATCGGTGACATCAAAATACGGTACCACCGCGAGATTCCTGACGAAGCGTCCATCAAAGAAGTCACGATTAAGAAGGAGACAACCGGCGACTGGTTCGTCTCTTTCGGCCTCGAAGCCGACGACGCTGACCTGCCCGAGAAACCCGATGTGGGCTCGCTCAACACGAGTAACAGCGTCGGTGTTGACCTTGGTATTCTCAACTACATCCACACGTCGGACGGTGGGACTGTGGATTGGCTCAAGCTCGAAGACGAGTACGATCGTCTGCGCCGCGAGCAACGCAAGTTGTCCCGGAAGCAAGAAGGGTCACGTAACTACGAGAATCAACGCAAGCAGGTTGCCAAGGTGAAGCGTCATATCCGGCGGAAGGTACTGGACTACCAGCACAAACTATCGACGTGGCTCGTCCGAGAATACGATGCTGTATTCGTCGAGGACTTGGATGTGAAGGGAATGTTAGAGCAGTCGCACAACGCTCGCAACAAGCAGGATGCGGCGTGGCGACAGTTCATCACGCTCCTCGAATACAAAGCCGAGTTGTACGGTACTCACGTTGTGCAGGTCGAAGCGGCAGGAACGACAAAAGAGTGTGCGTCGTGTGGGGTGGAAACAGCGAAACCCATCTGGGTTCGTGAACACTCCTGCCCGAGTTGTGGGTTCGAGTGTGACCGTGACGCGAACGCGGCGATGAACATCTTGCAGAGAGGCTTTTCTGAATTAGGGCTGGGATGGCCCGAATCAACGCCTGTGGAGACTTCGCTCCCTACGGACACCACTTCGGTGTCTGCAAAGCGCGTTCACCAGACTACGTCTGGTGGGCTGTCAGACGCAGTCTGACAACGTCATAGAATCAGGAAGCCCCACTCTCAACGAAGCCACACCAGTGGCTGAGTAGGGTGGGGTAGTTCACACAGTCACGGCATAGGTTCGGCGCCGTCGAACGAGATCGACGGCTGGTCACGCGCCGTGACTGGCCTTACTCCATATAGCCGAGGTCCCGCAGCCGCTCCTGGGTCTCCTCATCCATCTCGTCAAGCGCCTCGTCAGTCACCTCGCCCTCCGCGGCATCGGTCCACGCGCCGCCGACGCCCTCCTCGAACTCGGCGAGGGCGGCCTCAACGTCGGCTATTTCCTCGTCGTCACTGCCGGCGAGGTTTTCGGTCTCCTCCGGGTCGTCGTCCAGTCGGAACGCCTCGTCCTCGATGCGGTCGATACGGACGTACTTGGCGTCTGTGCGTCGCGCGGCGCGCATGCGCGCGTAGAACCGCGAGTCCTCGTCGAGTTCGATACCCGCGTCTGCGGCTTTCTCCTCTAACTGCTTGAGCTCGACCACCGGTCGGGAGTACTCAACGAACCCCGTCTCGCCGCTGAGGTCTGCAGCCTGCGCGGCGTCGGGGGTTTCGGCGGCCTCGAACGCGCGGTGCTGGTCCGAGAGCAGCGAGCGGGTCGGGTCGAACGCGACAGCCTCCTCCCCTGGCTCGGCGGGGGTGGCGTCGGCGTCCAGCGTGTCGAGGACGGTGTGGTAGAGGTCGACCAGTTCGACGGTTTCCTCACGGCGGCCCGGCTCGATTTCGGGATGTTTGACCATCAGCGGGACGTTAATGAGCGGGTCGTAGAGTCCGAACTCGTGGCCGTAGAGCCCGTGTTCGCCGTGAAGCTCGCCGTGGTCTGCACAGACCACGACCGCGGTGTCGTCCCACTGCTCAGTTTCCTTCAGCCAGTCGAATAGCCGGGTAAGCTGACTGTCGATATGTGCGATTTCGGCGTCGTAGAGGCCGCGGATGGCGTCCCACTCCTCGTCGTCAATGCCGCGGGCGCCAGAGTTGAACTCCTTTGAGTTCTGGCAGACCTCCGTGGAGTCGACGCCGGGCGCGAACTCGTCGCGGAACTCTTTGGGCGGGTGGTAGGGGAGATGGGCGTCCATCAGGTTGATGAACGCGAACCAGTCGTCATCGGCGTCGTCGATGAACGATTCCGTGCGGTCGATGACTCGCGGCGTCTTCGAGTCGGCACCCCCACCGGAGCTGAAGTACTCGTGGGCGGTGTTGCCCAGGCTGACGAGCTTGTCCGCGACCGTGCGGAGTTTGGGGTTGTCGTTGAGCACCTGCCACGCCTTCGCGAGCGGGCCCGAGAGCAGGTCGCCCGGCATTACCTCGAAGAAGTTGTCCTGGTCGTCGAAGCCGTCGGTGAGGTGGGTGTAGGGCGTAATCCACGCGTTCGAGGAGTAGCAGGCGGTGTCGTAGCCGTCTGCCGAGAGCGATTCGGCGAGCGTGGTCGCGCCGTCGAGGTAGGGGTTCTCCTGGTCAGCGCCGTGCTGGGAGGGGTACATCCCGGTGAACAGCGAGGCGTGGACCGGGAGCGTCCACGGTGCGGGCGCGACGGCGTTCTCGAAGACGGCGGCCTCCTCGGCGAACGCGTCGAGGCCGGGCGTTGTGGGTCGGTCGTAGCCGTAGGGGCCGAGATGGTCCTTTCGGACGGTGTCCATCACCACGAAGAGGACGTTCGGGGACGAGCCGCTGGGCATACCCCGATTAGTGGTGGAGGTCCGGATAAGCTTCCTGTTCTCCAGTGCGCCCAACTCATTCAGTATGGCCGAAAGGTATATGGTTCGCCTTCCGCACCATCCGCCTACAATCGACAGCCACGTCCTGGGCAGGACTCGCGCGTGGGCCTCTCCCGTGCCCCAGTTTGGGACGCATCCCCCTGCAGGGCCGCGCCGGACAATGCAGGGCCGCTCCTTTCTATCTCGTTAGCACCGGCTTTATCCAAGAGACCCGAGTAGGTGGCGAGTACATGGCTACGCAACCCTCCGAACCCGACAGCATTCGGGAAAACTGTGCGGACTGTGGTGGGGAGACGCTGCACGATGTCCGGGTCGAGATCCGGACGGAAAGTCAGCAAACAGAGAACACGAAGTTCTCCCGTGAGCCCTACCGGATCGTCGTCTGCAACGCTTGTGAGTCAGAGACGGCGACGCGGATGAACAACGCTTGACATCCGGTCGACGGTGCTGCCGTGGCGGGCGTGGGGGTCCGCGCGGTTCGGCACGACGCCGGCCTTTTCAGAGAATCCTGAGTGAGAACGCAGGCGCTAGGTGGTCATCGAGCGCGTCATGATACGGTTCGCTGCTGAAAACTCCTCACTCGCCGTTCCGAGGTAATGTGCCGCTCGCTTCGCTCGCGTTTCCCTACCTCGCGAACAGGCCTTCAGTCAACAGCTCACAGCCGTCTTCGGTCACGATGAGGCTGTGTTCGGCCTGCGAGACGAGCGTTCCCTGTTCCTCTTTCAACACCGGGTAGCCCTTGATTGCCCCGTCGGCCTTCAGCCGGCGCAGCGCCATCGTTGGTCGCGGCGTGTCGAGCCACCGCGCCGCGAAGGGGAGCCCGTCGAACTCCGATGTAATCTGCTCTAATGCCTGCCGAGCGGCGCGGTCACGCACCGAGCGCTCCTCCTGTAGCTCGAAAATCTGCTCGTGAGTGCCCTCGCCCACCTTCCCGCTGCCGTCGGTGGCGAACGGTTCGATAGCGACGACCTGCCCAGCCTCGAGCTCCGACGAGCGCTCGACGCCCCGATTGGGGATGGTCGGCCCTGTGTGAGCGTCGAAGTGTTCGACGCCGTGGCCCGAGAGGTTCAGGATTGGCGTGTAGCCGTAGCCGTCGATGACGTCCTCGATAGCCTGCCCGATGACCCCAACCTCGACGCCCGCGGCCACTTCCTCGACGGCCGCTTCGAGTGCCTGCTCTGCGGCCTCGACCAGTTCGTCGGTTCCCGAAAAGTCGATGGTCGTTGCCGCGTCGGCGATGTAGCCGTCGACGTGGATACCGATGTCCAGACAGACCATGTCCTCCTCGCCGAACACCGTCTCGTCGTCGGCCTCCGGCGTCGCGTGGGAGGCCTCCTCGTCGATGCTGATGTTGACGGGGAAGGCCGGCTTGCCGCCGAGTTCGACGATGCGTTCTTCGGCGTATTCGGCCACTTCGAGGTGGCTCGCGCCTGGTTCGACCAGGTCTCGGGACTCGGCCATCACGGTCGTCAGAATCTCGCCCGCCTCGCGGTGCTTCTCCACTGTTTCCTCGCTCAGATCGCCGTAGGTCATTAGCTGGTGCAAGGTCCGACGGCGGCAAAGGGGTTGCGGGTACGCGCTCCGTTTGACGGAAACGTGCTCGCCCGGCGTGGCTACTTGCTGACTTCCGTCTTGATGACCGCCGCAGGGCGACTCGTCAGCCGGAGCACCCGGTCGGTCACGCTTCCGAGCAGCGTCCGGTACTCCTCGGGTCGGCGTTTCGTCCCGAGCACGAGCATATCCATATCCTCGTCGTCGGCGTACTCGACGATTATCTCGGCTGGCTCGCCTTGACGGATGACCTCGACTGTCTCGACGCCCGCGTCAGCTGCGGCTTTCTGGACCGCCGTGAGCGTCTTCTCTCCGAGTTCTTCCAGCCCGTGCTCGGGGCCTTCGGCTTCGTCGACGTACTCGTCGCCGCTGTAGGCGGTCACGACGCTCTCATCAATGACGTAGAGGATATGGAGCGTCGCGTCGTGTTGCGCTGCAAGTTCGATGGCGTGGGTTTCAGCCGCGTCGGACGCGACGCCGCCGTCAGTCGAGAGAAGAATTCGGTCATACATAGGTCAATGTTCGCTGGAAGCGGGCAAGAACGTTTGGCCTGTTCCCGCGGTAGTGTTCAGATAAGCTGATTCCATGCGAAAGCGAACGATCTCAGCCACTCGTTAGCAGTTTCTGCTTTGGCGTTGCTGAAACAGTTTGAGAAATTGGTTGTTCTGCGTTTTACCTCACGGAAGACACGTTCGACGCTGTTTCGATTTCCATGTCGTTCGTATCTAAAATCGAGATCGTGTTTGCGACAGGCTTGCTGAAGTGGAGCCGCACCATCGACGAGAAAGATCGCGTCATCAACGTCGTGTTTTTCGCGGATTTCAGAGAAAAACCGATCTGTGAGAGCGTTATTTCTTGTCGGTTCAAGCTTTGTGTGTAGCAAATTATTTGTTTCAGGATCGACGGCAGCGTACAGCCAATATTGCTGATCATCAAGCTGAATCACAGTTTCATCAACCGCAACGTGATTCGGGCTCCGACCAGCTTCCGGCTGTAGATCGGCCTTGTGAACCCAGTTATGAACTGTGGATCGTACCCGATCAACACCGAACACCTCAAGAAACGAAACAGTATTCGAAAGCGATAATCCAGACAGATGAAGCTGAATACTGAGCTTCATCAATAGCCGCGGTGTTGCTTCTCGCTCCACAAACTCTACGTTCATCTCGTCTAAACAGCCGCTGAGGCGGTCGTTTTCGGGCATAGGTCACTTTGAAAACGCACCGCCTCACCTTTCAATCCTTATCTGAACACCGCCCAGAAAGTACCCCACAGTTTCTTACCATCTTCCGGAACAAGCCACCATTGTCCAGAATCCTCGGTACGGACGGGTTCATGTTCACAGTACGGAAGGTATCCTGCAACGCTAAGCACTTCATCACACATTGCGGGACAGTGAATCCCAAGGCGTCCTGCTGGTTCTCTATTCCCTGCTGCAACTACCGGGCATACTTCGTCCTCTCTAGATACGTAACGTGTTTCGCGGCTTAGTGAACATCGGCCTTTGCACTCGTGCGGGATCCCAATAGACATGTTCAGCAGGTCAACCCCCGAATCCGCAGCGTCATTGATGGCAGAAATTACTGCACCTCGATTCCCCCCTGGTTTGGATTCTCCTTCTTGCTTTTTGCCAATCTGAAACGTACTAAATGTTGCTTCTGGCGCCATCATTGATGCAAGTTGGAGTACAGATGAACCATGGCCTGTTGGATCAAACGTATCTGTAGAGACGTAGTCATCATGAGCTTCTTTAAAATGGATCTCAGACTGGATCTCCTGCGGTGGTTCTCCTAGTGAATCTAGTATACCGATGTGAACATCTTCTCCCTGGTCATTGGTTTCCGAAAAATTGAGAGATGATAAAAAGGACTTATAAACAAAATTGATGAAACTGTCTACATTATCGAACCGGTCTGGGATTGAAAATCTTCCGAGTCAAGAGTATACACGTCGTCGTTGTCTAACTCTACTGAAACGACTCCCTCGATGGTGCAGACTGAATCGACCTCTTTCTCTGGGAGCGTGACGCGGTATGTGGTATTACCAATCGCCTCGATATCTCGTGTCTCAACACCTGATAGAACGTTCGTGAATTCATCGTTCCCGGCTGTATACCCGACTAGGAGGCTGATGGTATTGTGGCTATCACTGCCACGCATCTTCTGGACCTCGGGCTCGATGAATTCGGGCATAGAGGAGTATAGATACCGGCTGAGTTTTAAATCTGGTCATCACCGACATGTCTGATACGCATCTGGTACAGTGACATACGAAAATAGCTGTATACTAATCATCTTCCTGCGCTCGTTGATTCTCACGTCGGTCTCGGCTGCGGCGGTTACCAATCACCGCGCCACACCTTCGACACGGTTTTGCCCACCCCAACAGAACTCTCAGCCATGAGTTCCTACGAGCGCGTCACTGCGCACGTCGAGGATGTCGAGAGCCTGCGCAAGGAGGGTCGCCGCAAGATGGACTGGGCGCTCCAGCACATGCCCATCTGCGCCTCGCTCCGTGAGGAGTTCGAGGCTGAGCAACCCTTCGCCGGCGAAACCATCGGGATGGCGATGCACGTCGAGGCCAAGACCGCGATTCTGGTCGAGACCCTCGCCCTCGGTGGGGCCGAGGTGGCCGTCACCGGCTGCAACCCGCTCTCGACCCACGACGACGTGAGTGTCGCGCTGGACGCTGTCGACAACGTCACCTCCTACGCAGTTCGGGAGGTCGACGACGATGGCTACTACACCGCCATCGAGTCCGTCATCGACCACGAGCCGACCATCACCGTCGACGACGGCGCGGACATGGTGTTCCGCATCCACCAGGAACACCCCGAGCTCATCGACTCCATCGTCGGCGGGGCCGAGGAGACCACTACGGGCGTCCACCGCCTGCGCGCGATGGACGACGACGGCGAACTCCACTACCCGATGTTCGCGGTGAACGACACGCCGATGAAGCGCCTCTTCGACAACGTCCACGGCACGGGCGAGTCGGCGCTCTCGGCCATCGCCATGACTACGAACCTCTCGTGGGCCGGCAAAACCGTCGTCGTCGCCGGCTACGGCTACTGTGGCAAGGGTGTCGCCTCGAAGGCCGCCGGACAGAACGCCAACGTGGTGGTCTGTGA is a window of halophilic archaeon DL31 DNA encoding:
- a CDS encoding transposase, IS605 OrfB family (KEGG: hwa:HQ2154A IS1341-type transposase~TIGRFAM: Transposase, IS605 OrfB, C-terminal~PFAM: Transposase, probable, IS891/IS1136/IS1341; Transposase, IS605 OrfB, C-terminal); this translates as MEYSHRYPAYPTRQVAAELETHIDVHRQAYNYTLYEYEHVDADDIGSAYKHHYRLPDWKNEFPVFSEVNSKALQRTVARFYQNLDGLSEQKSNGRKVGKLNWKSPREFQSMTYSQSGFELKNTSGRRATLWLSKIGDIKIRYHREIPDEASIKEVTIKKETTGDWFVSFGLEADDADLPEKPDVGSLNTSNSVGVDLGILNYIHTSDGGTVDWLKLEDEYDRLRREQRKLSRKQEGSRNYENQRKQVAKVKRHIRRKVLDYQHKLSTWLVREYDAVFVEDLDVKGMLEQSHNARNKQDAAWRQFITLLEYKAELYGTHVVQVEAAGTTKECASCGVETAKPIWVREHSCPSCGFECDRDANAAMNILQRGFSELGLGWPESTPVETSLPTDTTSVSAKRVHQTTSGGLSDAV
- a CDS encoding sulfatase (PFAM: Sulfatase~KEGG: hvo:HVO_0069 arylsulfatase), coding for MPSGSSPNVLFVVMDTVRKDHLGPYGYDRPTTPGLDAFAEEAAVFENAVAPAPWTLPVHASLFTGMYPSQHGADQENPYLDGATTLAESLSADGYDTACYSSNAWITPYTHLTDGFDDQDNFFEVMPGDLLSGPLAKAWQVLNDNPKLRTVADKLVSLGNTAHEYFSSGGGADSKTPRVIDRTESFIDDADDDWFAFINLMDAHLPYHPPKEFRDEFAPGVDSTEVCQNSKEFNSGARGIDDEEWDAIRGLYDAEIAHIDSQLTRLFDWLKETEQWDDTAVVVCADHGELHGEHGLYGHEFGLYDPLINVPLMVKHPEIEPGRREETVELVDLYHTVLDTLDADATPAEPGEEAVAFDPTRSLLSDQHRAFEAAETPDAAQAADLSGETGFVEYSRPVVELKQLEEKAADAGIELDEDSRFYARMRAARRTDAKYVRIDRIEDEAFRLDDDPEETENLAGSDDEEIADVEAALAEFEEGVGGAWTDAAEGEVTDEALDEMDEETQERLRDLGYME
- a CDS encoding hypothetical protein (KEGG: htu:Htur_0550 hypothetical protein) → MATQPSEPDSIRENCADCGGETLHDVRVEIRTESQQTENTKFSREPYRIVVCNACESETATRMNNA
- a CDS encoding methionine aminopeptidase, type II (TIGRFAM: Peptidase M24A, methionine aminopeptidase, subfamily 2~KEGG: hla:Hlac_2052 methionine aminopeptidase~PFAM: Peptidase M24, structural domain), with amino-acid sequence MTYGDLSEETVEKHREAGEILTTVMAESRDLVEPGASHLEVAEYAEERIVELGGKPAFPVNISIDEEASHATPEADDETVFGEEDMVCLDIGIHVDGYIADAATTIDFSGTDELVEAAEQALEAAVEEVAAGVEVGVIGQAIEDVIDGYGYTPILNLSGHGVEHFDAHTGPTIPNRGVERSSELEAGQVVAIEPFATDGSGKVGEGTHEQIFELQEERSVRDRAARQALEQITSEFDGLPFAARWLDTPRPTMALRRLKADGAIKGYPVLKEEQGTLVSQAEHSLIVTEDGCELLTEGLFAR
- a CDS encoding UspA domain-containing protein (PFAM: UspA~KEGG: hma:rrnAC0402 universal stress protein), translated to MYDRILLSTDGGVASDAAETHAIELAAQHDATLHILYVIDESVVTAYSGDEYVDEAEGPEHGLEELGEKTLTAVQKAAADAGVETVEVIRQGEPAEIIVEYADDEDMDMLVLGTKRRPEEYRTLLGSVTDRVLRLTSRPAAVIKTEVSK
- a CDS encoding IS240-type transposase (ISH102) (KEGG: hsl:OE6115F IS240-type transposase (ISH102)) translates to MPENDRLSGCLDEMNVEFVEREATPRLLMKLSIQLHLSGLSLSNTVSFLEVFGVDRVRSTVHNWVHKADLQPEAGRSPNHVAVDETVIQLDDQQYWLYAAVDPETNNLLHTKLEPTRNNALTDRFFSEIREKHDVDDAIFLVDGAAPLQQACRKHDLDFRYERHGNRNSVERVFREVKRRTTNFSNCFSNAKAETANEWLRSFAFAWNQLI
- a CDS encoding hypothetical protein (KEGG: htu:Htur_4587 hypothetical protein); protein product: MPEFIEPEVQKMRGSDSHNTISLLVGYTAGNDEFTNVLSGVETRDIEAIGNTTYRVTLPEKEVDSVCTIEGVVSVELDNDDVYTLDSEDFQSQTGSIM
- a CDS encoding Adenosylhomocysteinase (PFAM: S-adenosyl-L-homocysteine hydrolase, NAD binding; S-adenosyl-L-homocysteine hydrolase~TIGRFAM: S-adenosyl-L-homocysteine hydrolase~HAMAP: Adenosylhomocysteinase~KEGG: hvo:HVO_0167 adenosylhomocysteinase); its protein translation is MSSYERVTAHVEDVESLRKEGRRKMDWALQHMPICASLREEFEAEQPFAGETIGMAMHVEAKTAILVETLALGGAEVAVTGCNPLSTHDDVSVALDAVDNVTSYAVREVDDDGYYTAIESVIDHEPTITVDDGADMVFRIHQEHPELIDSIVGGAEETTTGVHRLRAMDDDGELHYPMFAVNDTPMKRLFDNVHGTGESALSAIAMTTNLSWAGKTVVVAGYGYCGKGVASKAAGQNANVVVCEVEPRKALEAHMEGYDVLPMEDAAAVGDVFITTTGNRDVITREHFESMQDGVLLANAGHFDVEINLEELDDLATARYEARDGVESFEMADGRRLNVLAEGRLVNLAAPVGLGHPVEVMDQSFGIQAVCVREIVENGAAYDAGVHEVPDELDKEVAEIKLDADGVEFDSLSDEQREYMDSWQHGT